The DNA segment CGGTCAGCGCATATGGGGAACTGGCGATCACGATTTTTTCCTTGACAGTCTGTCGTTCCGCCGCTTTATCGCAACCGGAAACACCCGCGCCGAACAGGATAACCAACACCAGCACGGTCATTGTCCTAATTCGCTTCAAGACGGCATGATTCATGGATTCTCCTATAGCGATCGGCGCTACGCTTATCCTGTCTCGCCGGCTCTTAGGCCGGCATCAGAGCATCAGGTAGGCCAACCGGCGCAACGATGTGCAATTCAAGGGCGTTAATGCGGGCGAATATCAAACCGCCGTATTTATATTCTGCCACATAATACGCCGGCTTATCCGGCATACTGGGGCTAGCCTTGCCTCAGCCATCAAACAATACGGCGAAAAGTCAGATTGATACGCGGTAGTTTAGTTTTGCGGGTTTTGGGCAACTCGTGGCGCCAATGATGTTGCAGTTCACCGGCCATTATCAGTAAGTCACCGTGGCCCAATTCAACATCCAGTTTGTATCCGGTTTTTGTGTGGCGAAAACGCAGCAGCCGGCTTTCGCCGAAACTCAACGAGGCGATCAGCGGATTGTTGCCCAGTTCTTTCTCATCGTCGGCATGGCAGCCCATGGAGTCCCGGCCATCGCGATACAGATTGGCCAACACGCTATTGAACGCTTGCCCGCAAACGGCCTCGACATCGGCCCTAAGATTCAGCAATTCCGCGGTCCAGGCTTGCGGGATATGATTAACACCGGAATAGCGGTAATGCGCGCCCGGATCGCCATACCAGGCCATCAATCGCGGCACTTTCAGCCAACGGCCATAGATGTGCAATTGCTCTTGGCGCCAATCCAGCCCTTGATAAAGCCGTTGAAAATAAAGGTCGGCCCGATCCCGCGGATAGAACTTCCGCAGCCAATATAATTGGCCGTCAAACGGGACATGATTCGCTTGCCCCGACATAAACCCGGCGGCTACCAATTGACCAGCACGATGATCAGTTGCGCGGCGATGATCCTGAGTATCATCACCAACGGATAGACGGTGGCATAGGCGATCGATACCGCCGCCGATGGGCTCAGGTTATTGGCGAAGGCCAGCGCCGGCGGATCGGTCATGCTGCCGGCCAACAATCCGCAGAGGGACAGATAATTGAGTTTATTGACCAAACGGGCAATCAGCGCCACGATCAGCAAGGGCAGCACGGTGATCAAGGAGGCGCAAGCCATCCAGTAAAAACCATCACCCTGCAACAGGGTTTTCATAAACTCGTCGCCCGAATGCAAGCCGACGCACGCCAAAAACAGCACGATGCCGATATCCTTCAGGATGATATTGGAGCTTTTCGGCAAATGCCAGGTCATGGTGCCCCAGTTGCTGACCCGGCTGAGCATGATCGCCACCAGCAACGGCCCGCCGGCCATGCCCAGATGCAAAGCGGACGGTAAACCCGGCAAATAAAACGGCCAACTGCCCAACAAAACCCCCAGGGTGATGCCGAGAAAAATCGGCATGATTTGCGGATGATCGAGTTCTTCCAGCGAGTTTCCCAAGGCTTTCTCGATATTGTCCAACGCCTCCTGACTGCCCACCACATGCAACTCGTCGCCAAAATGCACATGCATGGCATAGGTCGGGGTAAATTCGACATCCGGCCGATGAATGCGGGAAATGGTAACGCCATAGCGGACGCACAAATCGCCAATGGCCTGATTGATCGAAGACTTGTTGGTGACTACCAGACGCTTGGTACGCAAATTATTGGCGATTTCATGCAAATTGATCTTGGCATCCGGCCCGATCACGATTTTCAAACGTTGCAATTGCTCGCGCTTGCCGACCACACGAATCGTATCCCCAAGCAATAATCGGGTATCGTGACTAGCAATCACGACCTCGGATTCCCCCTTGTGCAAAATCCGAGTTATCACCACTCCCATGCCCTCGAAAAACGGCACTTGCTCGATGGTCAGCCCGTTCAGATTCGGGTTTTCAACCACTAGGTCTTCCCAAACCGGAATGTCCACCTGTTGCTGTTGATGATCGGCAAAATCCTCGGCTTCGGCGGCAATGTTGACGTTAAACAGCCGTTTAACCAGCAGCATGGACAAAATGATGCCGACGATGCCGAACGGATAAGCCACCGCATAGCCCAGACCCGGCATTTTCATGATTTCGCCATTGATGTCCGGCATACTGCTCAACACATGCTGGGCCGCGGCCAGGGACGGAGTGTTGGTGGTGGCGCCGGAGAACAAGCCCACGGCCACCGGCATCGGTATCTTGCCAATCTCACTGATTGCAACGGTAACCAACGCCCCCAACATGACGACCCCGGCCGCCATCCCATTCAGGCGCAGACCATATTTGAAAAACGAACTGACAAAGCTGGGGCCGACCTGCAGCCCGATCGCATAGACGAACAGAATCAAGCCGAATTCGCGTAAAAAATGCATCACTTCGGGGTGGATAGTCAGATTGAAGTGGCCGAATATCAACCCGGAAAACAACACGCCGGCAATCCCGAGTCTGATACCGGCAAACGCCAACCGCCCCAGCAGCAAGCCGGTCGAAATCACCAAGCTGATAATCAAAATGGCGTGAGGCACGGAATCCTGATTGAAAAGTTGCACAAGCCAGGGCATGAATGTCCTTAGATGAGAAGAAGATAGGCGCGAATTTGTATTGCTAATGACCAGCCCTCTGCATATGATAGCCGGCAGTGCATACGCGTCTTAACGATTGTACAACAAGCCAGCGAGGCCATCGATATGAACCACTCTTTCTATAAAATCGGTTTTAGCATTTTTACATCGTTATTGATGATGCCCGCGCAAGCGGCCGACATCAATGCCGGCAAGACTCAAGCCGGCGCTTGCATGGGTTGCCATGGTAGCGCCGGTGTCAGCAATAACCCGATGTGGCCGAGTCTGGCGGGGCAGACCAGCGCTTACATCGAAACTCAATTGAAAAACTTTAAGTCCGGCGCCCGCGCCAATCCAACCATGAAGGGCATTGCGGCCGGTTTGAAGGATGCCGACATCCAAAATCTGGCAGCCTACTATGCCAGCCTGCCCGGCAAATCCGCCGGCGGCGATGCCAAATCGGCTCAAATCGGCAAGGATAAGGCCGCCATGTGTATGGGTTGCCACGGCAACACGATGCAAGGCAACGGCCAATTCCCGAAACTGGCGGGCCAACATCCGCAATATCTGGTCAAACAGTTGAACGATTTCAAAAGCGGTGAGCGCAAATCCGGGCCGATGAATGGC comes from the Methylomonas sp. LL1 genome and includes:
- a CDS encoding alpha-ketoglutarate-dependent dioxygenase AlkB family protein, which translates into the protein MSGQANHVPFDGQLYWLRKFYPRDRADLYFQRLYQGLDWRQEQLHIYGRWLKVPRLMAWYGDPGAHYRYSGVNHIPQAWTAELLNLRADVEAVCGQAFNSVLANLYRDGRDSMGCHADDEKELGNNPLIASLSFGESRLLRFRHTKTGYKLDVELGHGDLLIMAGELQHHWRHELPKTRKTKLPRINLTFRRIV
- a CDS encoding putative transporter — encoded protein: MPHAILIISLVISTGLLLGRLAFAGIRLGIAGVLFSGLIFGHFNLTIHPEVMHFLREFGLILFVYAIGLQVGPSFVSSFFKYGLRLNGMAAGVVMLGALVTVAISEIGKIPMPVAVGLFSGATTNTPSLAAAQHVLSSMPDINGEIMKMPGLGYAVAYPFGIVGIILSMLLVKRLFNVNIAAEAEDFADHQQQQVDIPVWEDLVVENPNLNGLTIEQVPFFEGMGVVITRILHKGESEVVIASHDTRLLLGDTIRVVGKREQLQRLKIVIGPDAKINLHEIANNLRTKRLVVTNKSSINQAIGDLCVRYGVTISRIHRPDVEFTPTYAMHVHFGDELHVVGSQEALDNIEKALGNSLEELDHPQIMPIFLGITLGVLLGSWPFYLPGLPSALHLGMAGGPLLVAIMLSRVSNWGTMTWHLPKSSNIILKDIGIVLFLACVGLHSGDEFMKTLLQGDGFYWMACASLITVLPLLIVALIARLVNKLNYLSLCGLLAGSMTDPPALAFANNLSPSAAVSIAYATVYPLVMILRIIAAQLIIVLVNW
- a CDS encoding c-type cytochrome — its product is MNHSFYKIGFSIFTSLLMMPAQAADINAGKTQAGACMGCHGSAGVSNNPMWPSLAGQTSAYIETQLKNFKSGARANPTMKGIAAGLKDADIQNLAAYYASLPGKSAGGDAKSAQIGKDKAAMCMGCHGNTMQGNGQFPKLAGQHPQYLVKQLNDFKSGERKSGPMNGMAKSLSDDDIKALAEYLSSL